Proteins encoded within one genomic window of Flavobacterium sp. NG2:
- a CDS encoding sigma-70 family RNA polymerase sigma factor, giving the protein MAQAITHPDQMYIEGLAQNNSAIIQSIYKKFVPKVIHYIKNNSGDEDQAQDVVQEVLIVLFDQAKAKKLHLTCPFDAYFFLLCKRKWLNELKKTSNKGVTLDDNFTSNREATDELAAETELFESQQQLFDAMFQKLGEKCQEVLKLSFALKSMEEVAQKLNVTYGYVRKKKSLCTGQLTQWIQESSHFTTLK; this is encoded by the coding sequence ATGGCTCAAGCAATAACTCATCCTGACCAAATGTATATTGAAGGACTGGCCCAAAACAATTCGGCTATCATTCAATCTATTTACAAAAAGTTTGTCCCTAAGGTGATTCATTATATAAAGAACAACTCAGGAGATGAAGATCAGGCACAGGATGTAGTGCAGGAAGTATTGATTGTGTTGTTTGACCAGGCTAAAGCCAAAAAACTCCATTTGACCTGTCCGTTTGACGCCTACTTTTTTCTATTATGCAAAAGAAAATGGCTGAACGAATTAAAAAAAACTTCAAATAAAGGGGTAACATTAGACGATAATTTCACATCTAATAGAGAAGCCACTGATGAACTGGCTGCCGAAACCGAATTGTTTGAGTCTCAACAACAACTTTTTGACGCGATGTTTCAAAAGCTTGGCGAAAAATGCCAAGAAGTATTGAAGTTAAGTTTTGCTCTCAAATCAATGGAAGAAGTAGCCCAAAAACTCAATGTTACTTATGGTTATGTTCGCAAGAAAAAATCATTATGCACGGGACAATTGACACAATGGATTCAAGAATCAAGTCATTTTACAACATTAAAATAA
- a CDS encoding tetratricopeptide repeat protein, producing the protein MNEERYILFDQYLQGELSGTEKEAFERQLDTDSELAASFETFKEVNLQLHLKFGIETERNAFKENLSKIASKPKRTKKSKLRTLQPWYYSVAASIVIVLGAWVLLHSSKPIFTDYNQHENAYFTERGDVNANLKLAQDAFNAKNYKEAITQFEIILKEKPSPEIELYYGISLLETNKLKEAEVVFNELQSGTSIYKDKATWNLALLKLKLKDYDACEALLKTIPADYEGYDKVKELLDKLD; encoded by the coding sequence ATGAACGAGGAACGCTATATATTATTCGACCAATACTTGCAAGGTGAACTTTCAGGTACTGAAAAAGAGGCCTTCGAAAGACAATTAGATACTGATTCAGAATTGGCCGCCTCTTTTGAAACTTTTAAGGAAGTAAACTTGCAATTACACCTGAAATTTGGCATTGAAACCGAAAGAAATGCTTTCAAAGAAAACCTTTCCAAAATTGCTTCAAAACCAAAGAGAACCAAAAAATCCAAACTGAGAACTTTACAGCCTTGGTACTATTCTGTTGCTGCTTCAATTGTTATTGTATTGGGAGCTTGGGTACTTTTACATAGTTCAAAACCCATTTTTACTGATTATAACCAACATGAGAACGCCTATTTTACAGAAAGAGGTGATGTCAATGCTAATTTGAAATTAGCGCAAGATGCTTTTAATGCTAAAAACTATAAAGAAGCAATTACACAGTTTGAAATTATTTTAAAGGAAAAACCGTCTCCTGAAATCGAGTTGTACTACGGAATTTCGTTGCTTGAAACAAATAAATTAAAAGAAGCTGAGGTTGTCTTTAATGAATTGCAATCAGGAACTTCCATCTATAAAGACAAAGCGACATGGAATCTAGCGTTGTTGAAGTTAAAACTAAAAGACTACGATGCATGTGAAGCCTTGTTAAAAACAATTCCAGCTGATTATGAAGGTTATGATAAGGTGAAAGAGTTGCTGGATAAATTGGATTGA
- a CDS encoding T9SS type A sorting domain-containing protein produces MKLILKISKIIIFCFFYTSIYSQVSIKTVSPQNLQYTNSGSPSITLNNCGNIDLGTSTSTSINIGVKLTKPTAQAVGNSTLYVYTKKSNSDYQVQRGLIQVQSGFWGYESPTEEQYTTSVSFSINSSEFNVSGGTLYLEFVTSSNFKSTSSCIYTITKTQVPTFTLPVATKTIVCGATTPQTFAITNVYNSPNTTYQWSTSGWKYNGNPVGTFSTTASSISLTPNTSLPSNVTVTPIVNGVTYPSKTITVSLAAFNPYATITGSNGLCASNSTATYTLADVPANSSVVWSSSNPSVASISSQSTTSATVTINVTSGSFILKADITNGCGQTKSVQKTISITNSLPIPVTFGQDPSPSKIYAQYDPCVVYFKDSGNLLTLDSSNFEVDFDSYSDFYFEGVYGNALVLNTAISSPYLNLSFNARMKNDCGWGEWQNFTYFLNGYDPYYSGYSFRVISNPTSEQIEVTIDESSKKKDKTTKNTVDTDIEDSYTIQIGDISGNVKYHKENLKSKTNKITTSNWEPGVYYLKITNNKGESQNKGFIVK; encoded by the coding sequence ATGAAATTAATTTTAAAAATATCAAAAATTATTATTTTCTGCTTTTTTTATACAAGCATTTATTCTCAAGTCAGTATAAAGACTGTGAGTCCTCAGAATTTGCAATATACTAATAGTGGTTCTCCCTCAATAACATTGAATAATTGTGGTAATATTGACTTAGGAACAAGTACTAGTACTTCGATTAATATAGGGGTCAAATTAACAAAACCTACAGCCCAAGCAGTGGGTAATAGCACACTTTATGTGTACACTAAAAAATCAAATTCAGATTATCAGGTACAAAGGGGGTTAATACAAGTTCAATCAGGTTTTTGGGGATATGAAAGCCCCACAGAAGAACAATATACAACGTCAGTAAGTTTTTCTATAAATTCATCAGAATTTAATGTTTCTGGAGGGACGTTGTATTTAGAGTTTGTAACTTCAAGTAATTTCAAATCTACTTCATCTTGCATTTATACAATTACTAAAACCCAAGTTCCTACATTTACTCTACCAGTAGCCACAAAAACTATTGTTTGCGGAGCGACAACGCCACAAACGTTTGCCATTACTAATGTGTATAATTCGCCAAATACTACCTATCAGTGGAGTACTAGTGGTTGGAAATACAATGGGAATCCCGTAGGAACATTTAGTACTACTGCCAGTTCTATTTCATTAACACCTAATACCAGTTTGCCATCTAATGTAACAGTTACCCCAATTGTTAATGGTGTTACGTACCCTTCAAAAACAATAACGGTTTCATTGGCTGCATTTAATCCTTATGCTACCATCACAGGTAGTAATGGTTTGTGTGCCAGCAATAGCACAGCTACTTATACGCTTGCTGATGTACCTGCCAACTCTAGCGTGGTATGGAGTTCTTCAAATCCTAGTGTAGCCAGTATAAGTTCACAATCTACAACAAGTGCTACGGTCACTATTAATGTAACATCAGGCAGTTTTATTTTGAAAGCAGATATTACCAATGGTTGTGGTCAAACTAAATCAGTACAAAAAACGATATCTATTACTAATAGCTTACCTATACCTGTGACATTTGGACAAGATCCATCGCCTTCAAAAATTTATGCACAATATGATCCTTGTGTTGTTTATTTTAAAGATTCAGGAAACCTTTTAACATTAGATTCTTCCAATTTTGAAGTAGATTTTGACTCCTATTCTGATTTTTATTTTGAAGGCGTTTATGGCAATGCCTTAGTATTGAATACAGCAATAAGCTCTCCTTATCTTAACTTAAGTTTTAATGCACGAATGAAAAATGATTGTGGATGGGGTGAATGGCAAAATTTTACCTACTTCTTAAATGGCTATGACCCTTATTATAGTGGGTATAGTTTTAGAGTAATATCAAACCCTACTTCTGAACAAATAGAAGTTACAATTGATGAGTCTTCAAAGAAAAAAGATAAAACCACTAAAAACACAGTTGATACCGACATTGAGGACAGCTATACGATTCAAATAGGTGATATTTCAGGAAACGTAAAATACCATAAAGAAAATCTAAAATCAAAAACAAATAAAATAACAACTTCAAACTGGGAACCTGGAGTCTATTATTTAAAAATAACTAATAATAAAGGAGAATCTCAAAACAAAGGTTTTATTGTAAAATAA
- a CDS encoding TatD family hydrolase, translating to MIQRAIDAGVSRFFIPAIDAASTPSMYALEKDFPENVFLMMGLHPTYVKDNYQEELQHVKEELAKRKFYAIGEIGIDLYWDKTHLKEQQIAFRTQIQWAKQYKLPIVIHCRDSFDEIFEILEEEKSDDLFGIFHCFTGTYEQALQAISYNMKLGIGGVVTFKNGKIDQFLHQIDLQHIVLETDSPYLAPKPFRGKRNESSYIVNVAQKLAEIYGLTFEEIAQKTTENSKAIFGI from the coding sequence ATGATTCAAAGAGCTATTGACGCGGGAGTTTCTCGTTTTTTTATTCCTGCGATTGATGCTGCTTCTACTCCATCCATGTACGCTTTGGAAAAAGATTTCCCTGAGAATGTCTTTTTGATGATGGGCTTGCACCCCACTTATGTCAAAGACAATTATCAAGAAGAACTGCAACATGTAAAAGAGGAATTAGCCAAAAGAAAATTCTACGCCATAGGCGAAATCGGGATTGATTTGTATTGGGACAAAACCCACTTAAAAGAGCAGCAAATCGCTTTTAGAACCCAAATTCAATGGGCAAAACAGTACAAATTACCAATTGTAATCCATTGCCGAGATTCTTTTGACGAAATTTTCGAAATTCTGGAAGAAGAAAAATCGGATGATTTATTTGGGATTTTTCATTGTTTTACAGGAACCTACGAACAAGCCTTACAAGCCATATCCTATAATATGAAATTAGGCATTGGAGGTGTTGTTACCTTTAAGAACGGAAAAATCGACCAGTTTTTACATCAAATCGATTTGCAACACATTGTCCTTGAGACAGATTCCCCATATTTGGCTCCCAAGCCTTTTAGAGGCAAACGAAACGAAAGTAGCTATATCGTCAATGTAGCACAAAAATTAGCCGAAATATACGGTCTTACCTTTGAGGAAATTGCTCAAAAAACAACCGAAAATTCTAAAGCTATTTTCGGTATTTAA
- a CDS encoding 1-acyl-sn-glycerol-3-phosphate acyltransferase, whose product MQKFDAIRPFYDSEVNETLKKLIHHPMMKSLMNFSFPEVADELWQGQLSKTHSIRDFQCNFIYQSVQKVLEKSSDGLSTSGFEKLEKGEAYLFISNHRDILLDTTLLNASLFEHGLVMTASAIGDNLVKKPFLMDLAKLNRNFLVQRGLSPREMLQSSKTLSEYIGHLLTHESRSVWIAQREGRTKDGNDATNPGILKMLAMGSDEENLMDYFKKIKIVPVSISYEYDPTDALKMPQILAEANNEVYVKQENEDFMTILSGALGPKKHIHIHIGDVLNDAIDIIAAENDNANKQIQAIAQAIDDSILPNYKLWPTNYIAYDIINNSKTFAEYYTEDQKSVFERRMEKRIDAANPVALQGFLNMYANPVVNSLKYNNAVQS is encoded by the coding sequence ATGCAAAAATTTGATGCGATTCGGCCGTTTTACGACTCCGAGGTAAATGAAACACTCAAGAAATTAATTCATCACCCGATGATGAAATCATTAATGAATTTTTCTTTTCCCGAAGTAGCTGATGAACTTTGGCAAGGGCAACTCTCAAAAACGCATTCTATTCGTGATTTTCAATGCAACTTTATATACCAATCGGTACAAAAAGTATTAGAAAAAAGTTCTGATGGACTTTCGACTTCAGGTTTTGAAAAATTAGAAAAAGGAGAAGCTTATCTTTTTATTTCAAATCATAGAGATATTTTATTAGATACCACCTTATTGAACGCTTCATTATTTGAACATGGATTAGTAATGACCGCTTCAGCCATTGGTGATAATTTGGTCAAAAAACCATTCTTAATGGATCTAGCCAAATTGAATCGTAATTTCTTAGTTCAAAGAGGTTTGTCTCCTCGTGAAATGTTACAAAGCTCAAAAACGTTATCGGAATACATCGGTCACCTGTTGACACATGAAAGTCGTTCGGTTTGGATTGCTCAACGTGAAGGAAGGACCAAAGACGGAAATGATGCCACAAACCCTGGAATTTTGAAAATGCTTGCTATGGGATCAGACGAAGAAAATTTGATGGACTATTTCAAGAAAATCAAAATCGTTCCTGTGTCTATTTCGTATGAATACGACCCAACTGATGCTTTGAAAATGCCCCAAATATTAGCAGAAGCTAATAATGAGGTGTATGTTAAGCAAGAGAATGAAGATTTTATGACTATTTTGAGTGGTGCGCTAGGGCCTAAGAAACACATCCATATCCATATTGGTGATGTGTTGAACGATGCCATTGATATTATCGCCGCTGAAAACGATAATGCCAACAAACAAATCCAAGCGATTGCTCAAGCGATTGATGATTCAATCTTGCCTAATTATAAATTATGGCCTACAAATTATATCGCTTACGATATCATCAACAACAGCAAGACTTTTGCAGAATATTACACCGAAGATCAAAAGAGTGTTTTTGAGCGCAGAATGGAAAAACGTATTGATGCTGCAAATCCTGTTGCTTTGCAAGGGTTTTTGAATATGTACGCAAACCCTGTTGTGAACAGTTTAAAGTATAACAATGCAGTCCAAAGCTAA
- a CDS encoding asparaginase yields MQSKAKILLIYTGGTIGMSKDFKTGALKAFDFSKLLKHTPELKQLDCEIASISFEKLIDSSNMNPTFWAKIASIIEDNYAAFDGFVVLHGSDTMSYTASALSFMLENLGKPVILTGSQLPIGDLRTDAKENLITAIQIASLRENGQAVIQEVGLYFEYKLFRGNRTTKVNAEHFKAFNSPNYPCLAESGVHLKWNSDLFLPKSSSSNLKVEYVLDTNVVIIKLFPGICETVLTAILSIPTLKGVILETYGSGNATTEEWFLDLIEKAINKGLYIINVTQCSGGSVHMGQYETSTELKNHGVISGKDITTEAAITKLMYLLGKNTAPKDFKTLFETSLRGEMI; encoded by the coding sequence ATGCAGTCCAAAGCTAAAATACTTCTGATTTATACTGGTGGAACCATCGGTATGAGTAAAGACTTTAAAACAGGAGCTTTAAAAGCTTTTGATTTTAGCAAACTTTTAAAACATACGCCCGAGTTAAAACAATTGGACTGTGAGATAGCATCTATTTCATTTGAAAAACTGATTGACTCCTCCAACATGAATCCAACTTTTTGGGCAAAAATAGCTTCGATTATCGAAGATAATTATGCTGCATTTGATGGATTCGTAGTACTTCACGGCTCCGATACGATGTCGTATACCGCATCGGCTTTGAGTTTTATGCTCGAAAATTTGGGCAAACCTGTAATCCTTACGGGTTCGCAACTGCCTATAGGGGATTTGCGAACGGATGCGAAGGAAAATCTAATTACCGCTATCCAAATCGCTTCCTTACGCGAAAACGGACAAGCGGTTATTCAAGAAGTGGGACTCTATTTTGAATACAAACTATTCCGCGGCAACCGTACAACCAAAGTAAATGCCGAACATTTTAAGGCATTTAATTCGCCTAATTATCCTTGTTTAGCCGAATCTGGGGTGCATTTAAAATGGAATTCTGATTTGTTTTTACCTAAATCATCTTCGTCTAACTTAAAAGTTGAGTATGTCTTGGATACCAATGTGGTCATAATAAAACTTTTTCCTGGTATTTGCGAAACGGTACTAACCGCCATATTGTCGATTCCAACATTAAAAGGAGTCATTTTAGAAACCTACGGCTCTGGAAATGCAACAACAGAAGAATGGTTTTTGGATTTGATTGAAAAGGCCATTAATAAAGGATTATATATTATTAATGTCACCCAATGTTCTGGCGGTAGTGTTCATATGGGACAATACGAAACCAGCACAGAACTAAAAAATCATGGTGTGATTTCTGGAAAAGACATCACCACCGAAGCTGCTATTACCAAACTAATGTATTTATTGGGTAAAAATACCGCCCCAAAGGATTTCAAAACCCTATTTGAAACTTCTTTACGCGGCGAAATGATTTAA
- a CDS encoding T9SS type A sorting domain-containing protein: MNFKKKLLILLFVTALTNMGVAQTTYYVNQQTGSNTNNGLSTGNPFKTVEKAVTVLSAGDTLLIMGVYANASYNPTYSYSGNINDPQIWHQENTIRINNLNGTAGNYITIKPYDSNTVLKGDGANILRVTNCSYLKFEGLEIMGEVDRIPYSTARALQFLYREDPSTNTLYRVPFGTTDAEVEQNYSQPGSLPDISNISVSRPSYTDTRGLYMSRVHHIDITNLKVHHTPGNGFRVADCDYINIIGNEVYATSRKSFSGTHGMVVTNANSSVQGFLDTNPGYRINILNNKVHHNYNEIYSWAPDKTLITPKIDEGKGISLQRNDLANGWNYGRFLVANNLAYWNGYSGIHSNSGLRMDFINNTCYMNSYTNSITNLGGEQSGNNIGMSTSGNNSDDFKFINNIIFIDNAWGGFPISIAETTNVVVSNNLVFGINGSLNQDSDATSIQTNMYFINPKFVNAGDELAVSHDFGLQSSSEAIGKANKDIAPTTDYFGKTRDGQPDLGAIEYFPSLGTNDNAISKFNVYPNPVKDYIYMDGIENINTVEVYNIAGQKLLSNRITSEDSNSGINLSSLSSGIYFLKVNSDTFKIVKQ, encoded by the coding sequence ATGAATTTTAAAAAGAAATTATTAATCCTGTTGTTTGTTACGGCATTGACGAATATGGGCGTTGCTCAAACGACCTATTATGTGAATCAGCAAACAGGGAGTAATACCAATAATGGGTTATCTACAGGCAATCCATTTAAAACAGTTGAAAAAGCCGTTACTGTTCTTAGTGCTGGAGATACTTTGCTTATAATGGGAGTTTATGCTAATGCAAGTTATAATCCTACCTACTCTTATTCAGGAAATATCAATGATCCACAAATTTGGCATCAAGAAAACACCATTCGAATCAACAATTTAAACGGTACTGCGGGGAATTACATTACTATAAAACCTTATGATAGTAATACAGTACTGAAAGGAGATGGGGCTAATATTTTAAGGGTGACTAATTGCTCGTATTTAAAATTTGAAGGATTAGAAATCATGGGTGAGGTGGATCGTATTCCCTATAGTACTGCTCGAGCGTTGCAGTTTTTGTATCGCGAAGATCCTTCTACTAATACGCTTTATAGAGTGCCATTTGGTACAACTGATGCTGAGGTGGAACAAAATTATTCCCAACCCGGAAGTCTTCCCGATATATCAAACATATCCGTTTCGCGTCCGTCTTATACGGATACCAGAGGTTTGTATATGAGTAGAGTTCATCATATTGATATTACTAATTTAAAGGTGCATCATACGCCTGGCAATGGTTTTAGGGTGGCTGATTGTGATTATATCAATATCATTGGCAACGAAGTGTATGCCACTTCACGAAAATCATTTTCTGGAACCCATGGTATGGTGGTGACCAATGCCAATAGTAGTGTACAAGGTTTTTTGGATACCAATCCAGGATACAGAATAAACATTTTAAACAATAAAGTACATCATAACTACAATGAGATTTATTCATGGGCACCTGATAAAACATTGATTACACCAAAGATTGATGAAGGAAAAGGAATTTCGTTACAGCGTAATGATTTAGCTAATGGTTGGAATTATGGGCGTTTTCTAGTAGCTAATAATTTGGCTTATTGGAATGGCTATAGTGGAATTCACAGCAATTCGGGTTTGCGAATGGATTTTATAAATAACACCTGTTATATGAATTCTTATACAAATTCGATAACAAATCTAGGAGGTGAGCAATCAGGAAATAATATTGGAATGAGTACTTCTGGAAATAATAGTGATGATTTCAAATTTATAAACAATATTATTTTCATTGATAATGCTTGGGGCGGATTTCCTATTTCTATCGCAGAAACAACGAATGTGGTTGTTTCTAATAATTTAGTGTTTGGGATAAATGGAAGTTTAAATCAAGACTCAGATGCGACTTCTATTCAAACCAATATGTATTTTATTAACCCAAAGTTTGTCAATGCAGGAGATGAACTAGCGGTAAGCCATGATTTTGGATTACAGTCTTCATCAGAAGCTATTGGTAAGGCTAATAAGGACATTGCACCCACTACTGATTATTTTGGAAAAACGAGAGATGGTCAACCTGATTTAGGAGCGATTGAATATTTTCCAAGTTTAGGTACAAATGATAATGCTATATCAAAATTCAATGTTTACCCCAATCCTGTCAAAGATTATATTTATATGGATGGTATAGAAAACATCAATACTGTTGAGGTTTACAATATTGCGGGACAAAAATTACTTTCGAATAGGATTACTTCTGAAGATTCGAACTCTGGAATCAATCTTTCAAGTCTTAGTTCAGGGATTTATTTTTTAAAGGTTAATTCAGATACATTTAAAATAGTAAAACAATAA
- a CDS encoding aldose 1-epimerase family protein: protein MKNSAKTHFNCKLIVLAILMVSANVCCSKANNSKIHIDLKTLKTDSIYTIKNDFISFSVNSKGAEMTSCKTADLEYVWQANPEFWPRQSPILFPIVGRLVDHEYVYKGKTYPMMQHGFARDNEFKLIEKTANSITLEQRATADSKKIFPFDFILQVKYSLSGKIVSTTYTVKNPSDTEELYFSIGAHPAFNCPFERDQKREEYELVFDKQIKPEYYSNVDGLYEGDSFSVFDKKGIMPLPKTIFDRGSLTFNPNPFSKVTFVHKPTQKKYLSLTFKNFPYLGIWSINDSSPFVCIEPWHGIADLKTHNKDFTQKKGIEKLAPNKSFSCSFLIEVL, encoded by the coding sequence TTGAAAAATTCAGCTAAAACTCATTTTAATTGTAAATTAATAGTGCTGGCTATACTGATGGTAAGTGCAAATGTTTGTTGTTCAAAAGCAAATAATTCTAAGATACATATCGATTTGAAAACATTAAAAACAGACAGCATCTATACGATTAAGAATGATTTTATTTCTTTTAGTGTAAATTCTAAAGGAGCAGAAATGACCAGTTGTAAGACTGCTGATTTAGAATACGTATGGCAGGCAAATCCTGAGTTTTGGCCTAGACAATCACCTATTCTTTTTCCGATTGTAGGTAGATTAGTCGATCACGAATATGTCTATAAAGGAAAAACATATCCGATGATGCAACATGGTTTTGCTAGAGATAATGAATTTAAACTAATCGAAAAAACAGCGAACAGCATTACTTTGGAACAAAGAGCTACTGCGGACTCCAAAAAAATATTCCCTTTCGATTTTATTCTTCAAGTTAAATACAGTTTGTCTGGAAAAATAGTATCGACTACTTATACTGTAAAAAACCCTTCGGATACTGAGGAACTTTATTTTTCTATTGGAGCACATCCCGCTTTTAATTGCCCTTTTGAAAGAGATCAAAAAAGAGAAGAATATGAATTGGTTTTTGACAAACAAATAAAACCTGAGTACTATTCAAACGTAGATGGTTTATACGAAGGTGATTCCTTTTCGGTTTTTGATAAAAAAGGAATTATGCCCTTGCCTAAAACAATCTTTGATAGAGGCTCACTTACGTTCAATCCCAATCCGTTTTCAAAAGTAACTTTTGTACATAAACCTACGCAAAAAAAATACTTAAGTCTGACATTTAAGAATTTTCCATATCTAGGGATTTGGTCTATAAATGATAGTTCTCCTTTTGTTTGTATTGAACCTTGGCATGGTATCGCCGACCTTAAAACGCACAATAAAGATTTTACACAAAAAAAAGGCATTGAAAAATTAGCACCTAATAAAAGCTTTAGTTGTTCTTTTTTAATTGAAGTTCTTTAA
- a CDS encoding arylsulfatase, translating into MCKIIFLLAFVCISCKSKETPTTKKTTSINSITNQRPNIILIMADDMGFSDLGCYGSEIQTPNLDALANNGIRYTQFYNTSRCCPTRTSLLTGLYPHQTGLGWMTVADLERPGYRAEINTKCVTIGEVLKKSGYSTYISGKWHVNKDDECEQDSPKHNWPLQRGFDHFFGVLKGQSDYFSPENLFMDNKQIQSKQHFYFTDAINDTATSFIENHLKTKKNPLFLYVAHVAPHWPLHAKPEDIKKYQGSYLKGWDELRKERFHKMQKLGIIPASAKLSEKDADIQDWESLSDEKKIEMDKRMAIYAAQIDCMDQGIGRIIQTLKKNKQFDNTIILFVSDNGGCLEPISRGKSKTTVDLGTKKSFESYGKPWANTSNTPFRNYKKWQHEGGISTPLIVHWPKGIKSKGVLRSQVGHVIDFMPTFLEVANATYPKKYNGNTIIPLEGKSLVSSFNKNTTNQRTIYFEHIGSQGLRDGDWKLVSLGIETFPYHKKWELYNLKDDRSEINDLALKHPTKVKELDAKWNAWAERAYVLPLDGRSWSQKIKNPLGVQTAP; encoded by the coding sequence ATGTGCAAAATTATTTTCTTATTAGCCTTTGTATGTATTTCATGTAAATCCAAAGAAACGCCTACGACAAAAAAAACAACATCAATAAATTCCATAACTAACCAACGTCCCAATATTATTTTGATTATGGCTGATGATATGGGGTTTTCAGATTTGGGTTGCTATGGAAGTGAGATACAAACACCTAATTTAGATGCCTTAGCAAATAATGGAATTCGATATACACAGTTTTACAACACCTCCAGATGTTGTCCTACTAGGACTTCATTATTAACGGGTTTGTATCCGCATCAAACCGGTTTAGGTTGGATGACCGTTGCTGATTTAGAAAGGCCAGGCTATAGAGCCGAGATAAATACTAAGTGTGTTACAATTGGTGAAGTATTAAAAAAATCGGGCTATTCTACCTATATTTCTGGGAAATGGCATGTCAATAAAGATGATGAATGCGAACAAGATAGCCCAAAACACAATTGGCCATTGCAAAGAGGTTTTGACCACTTTTTTGGAGTATTAAAAGGGCAATCCGATTATTTTAGTCCTGAAAACCTGTTCATGGATAATAAACAAATACAGTCCAAACAGCATTTTTATTTTACCGATGCTATAAATGATACTGCGACTAGCTTTATTGAGAATCATCTAAAGACCAAAAAAAATCCGTTATTTCTATATGTCGCTCATGTGGCGCCTCATTGGCCATTGCATGCAAAACCTGAAGATATTAAAAAGTACCAAGGCTCTTATCTAAAAGGATGGGATGAATTACGCAAAGAGCGTTTCCACAAAATGCAGAAATTAGGAATTATTCCAGCTTCGGCTAAATTATCTGAAAAGGATGCTGATATTCAAGATTGGGAATCACTTTCGGATGAAAAAAAAATAGAAATGGACAAACGAATGGCCATTTATGCAGCGCAAATAGACTGTATGGATCAGGGCATTGGAAGAATTATTCAAACCCTTAAAAAGAATAAGCAATTCGATAATACCATAATTCTATTTGTTTCAGACAATGGCGGCTGTTTGGAACCCATATCGAGGGGAAAAAGTAAAACAACAGTCGACTTAGGTACTAAAAAATCATTTGAAAGTTATGGAAAACCTTGGGCAAATACTAGTAATACTCCATTTAGAAATTATAAAAAATGGCAACATGAAGGGGGAATTTCAACACCATTAATTGTGCATTGGCCTAAAGGAATCAAGTCAAAAGGAGTACTAAGAAGTCAAGTAGGACATGTCATAGACTTTATGCCTACGTTTCTGGAAGTGGCAAATGCAACCTACCCGAAAAAGTACAATGGTAACACAATTATCCCATTAGAAGGGAAAAGTTTAGTATCAAGCTTTAATAAAAACACAACTAATCAAAGAACCATTTACTTTGAGCATATTGGTAGTCAAGGTTTGCGTGATGGTGATTGGAAATTAGTATCTTTAGGAATCGAAACTTTTCCGTATCACAAAAAATGGGAACTGTATAATCTCAAAGATGACCGTTCTGAAATCAATGATTTGGCTTTAAAACATCCCACTAAAGTAAAAGAATTAGATGCAAAATGGAATGCTTGGGCAGAAAGAGCATATGTTTTGCCCTTAGACGGAAGATCTTGGAGCCAGAAAATAAAGAATCCACTAGGAGTGCAAACGGCTCCATAA